The Agromyces sp. LHK192 genome includes a window with the following:
- a CDS encoding TIGR01777 family oxidoreductase yields the protein MRILVAGASGFIGSTLVARLGDAGHEVVRLVRRRAESADEAAWSPAAGIIDFTVMDRVDAVVNLSGASLAHLPWTKRYRAEILSSRITATRTLADAMRKARRPPAVFLSASAVGVYGDRPAETLTESSPAGAGFLADVVERWERAASLAPDETRTVTFRSGVVLGDGGAMKRIRTLTRFGVAGRLGTGGQHWPWISHHDEVRAIEHLLDASSLSGPVNLAGPTPATADRIMSHLAEKMRRPYAVPAPEKLLEFALGTAADELLLASQKVRPDRLLADGFRFDDETCEDAIDRMLSEPRVPVR from the coding sequence GTGCGGATCCTCGTCGCCGGGGCATCCGGCTTCATCGGCTCGACCCTCGTCGCCCGTCTCGGCGACGCGGGACACGAGGTCGTGCGGCTGGTCCGGCGACGCGCCGAATCCGCCGACGAGGCCGCGTGGTCGCCCGCCGCGGGCATCATCGACTTCACGGTGATGGACCGGGTCGACGCGGTCGTGAACCTCTCCGGGGCGTCGCTGGCGCACCTGCCGTGGACCAAGCGCTACCGCGCCGAGATCCTGTCCTCGCGGATCACCGCGACGCGCACGCTCGCCGACGCGATGCGCAAGGCCCGGCGCCCGCCCGCCGTGTTCCTCAGCGCGTCGGCCGTCGGCGTCTACGGCGACCGGCCGGCCGAGACGCTCACGGAGTCCTCGCCCGCCGGTGCGGGATTCCTGGCCGACGTCGTCGAGCGCTGGGAGCGCGCCGCCTCGCTCGCGCCCGACGAGACGCGGACGGTGACGTTCCGCAGCGGCGTCGTGCTCGGCGACGGCGGCGCGATGAAGCGGATCCGCACCCTGACGCGCTTCGGTGTCGCCGGACGGCTCGGCACCGGCGGCCAGCACTGGCCGTGGATCTCGCACCACGACGAGGTCCGGGCGATCGAGCACCTGCTCGACGCGTCCTCGTTGTCGGGCCCGGTGAACCTGGCCGGTCCGACGCCCGCCACGGCCGATCGGATCATGTCGCACCTCGCCGAGAAGATGCGTCGGCCGTACGCGGTGCCCGCGCCCGAGAAGCTCCTCGAGTTCGCCCTCGGAACCGCGGCGGACGAACTGCTGCTCGCGAGCCAGAAGGTGCGACCCGACCGGCTGCTGGCCGACGGGTTCCGATTCGACGACGAGACCTGCGAGGACGCCATCGACCGGATGCTCAGCGAGCCGCGCGTTCCAGTCCGATAG
- a CDS encoding OsmC family peroxiredoxin yields the protein MAVTSESTTVWSGSLTEGSGDVALDSSELATFPVNWKARSDGQASTTTPEELLAAAHSSCFSMALSHALTGAGHTPDRIQTTAAVTFEAGKGVLGSHLLVSARVPGLSEHEFEAFADDAKRNCPISQALAGIPITIEAELA from the coding sequence ATGGCCGTCACGAGTGAGTCCACGACCGTCTGGTCGGGTTCGCTGACCGAGGGATCGGGCGACGTCGCCCTCGATTCCTCCGAGCTCGCCACGTTCCCCGTCAACTGGAAGGCGCGCTCCGACGGCCAGGCCTCGACGACCACGCCCGAGGAGCTGCTCGCCGCGGCGCACTCGTCGTGCTTCTCGATGGCATTGTCCCACGCGCTCACCGGTGCCGGGCACACGCCCGACCGCATCCAGACCACGGCCGCGGTGACCTTCGAGGCCGGCAAGGGCGTGCTCGGCAGCCACCTGCTCGTGAGTGCGCGCGTCCCCGGCTTGAGCGAGCACGAGTTCGAGGCGTTCGCCGACGACGCGAAGCGCAACTGCCCGATCTCGCAGGCGCTCGCCGGCATCCCGATCACGATCGAAGCCGAACTCGCCTGA
- a CDS encoding DUF4395 family protein, producing MPQPEPPVGTRAPDRIDPRGPRFAAAITSALLLVVVVLGTAGATLAAWILLAALAALFAWGAVAGVARSPWGLVFRKLVRPRLAAPSGLEDPRPPTFAQGVGFAVTIAGVLLGTFGVAGAVPIAAAIAFAAAFLNAAFGFCLGCVMYVWLVRARVIRQA from the coding sequence ATGCCTCAGCCTGAACCACCCGTCGGAACGCGGGCGCCGGACCGGATCGACCCACGCGGGCCGCGCTTCGCCGCCGCGATCACGTCGGCGCTGCTGCTGGTCGTCGTGGTGCTCGGCACGGCCGGCGCCACCCTCGCCGCGTGGATCCTCCTGGCCGCGCTCGCCGCCCTGTTCGCCTGGGGCGCCGTGGCCGGCGTCGCGAGGTCCCCGTGGGGACTCGTCTTCCGGAAGCTCGTCCGGCCGCGTCTCGCTGCCCCGTCCGGACTCGAGGACCCGCGGCCCCCGACCTTCGCGCAGGGCGTCGGCTTCGCCGTCACGATCGCCGGGGTGCTGCTCGGCACGTTCGGCGTCGCCGGAGCGGTGCCGATCGCGGCGGCGATCGCGTTCGCGGCGGCGTTCCTCAACGCGGCGTTCGGGTTCTGCCTCGGCTGCGTGATGTACGTGTGGCTCGTGCGGGCACGGGTGATCCGCCAGGCATGA
- a CDS encoding thioredoxin family protein, with product MDWSTAAGAAIALVALTSVAGVALRARDGRLRATASRPDASATAADALGLTRGALGSAATLVQFSTEFCSRCPGVARRLDALAAEHTGVRHVEIDLTADARLADRFDVLQTPTTLVLDATGTEIARIGGVPRDGELVPLVERLATTSPDGSRHASA from the coding sequence ATGGATTGGAGCACTGCGGCCGGAGCGGCGATCGCGCTGGTCGCGCTCACCTCGGTGGCCGGAGTCGCGCTGCGCGCACGCGACGGCCGACTGCGCGCGACGGCATCCCGACCGGATGCCTCCGCCACGGCGGCGGACGCCCTCGGGCTCACCCGCGGCGCCCTGGGCAGCGCGGCCACGCTCGTCCAGTTCTCCACCGAGTTCTGCAGCCGGTGCCCGGGCGTGGCCCGCCGGCTCGACGCGCTCGCCGCGGAGCACACCGGTGTCCGTCACGTCGAGATCGACCTGACCGCCGATGCGAGGCTCGCCGACCGCTTCGACGTGCTCCAGACCCCGACCACCCTCGTGCTCGACGCGACCGGCACCGAGATCGCGCGCATCGGCGGAGTCCCGCGCGACGGCGAACTCGTGCCCCTCGTCGAACGCCTCGCGACCACCAGCCCGGACGGGAGCCGCCATGCCTCAGCCTGA
- a CDS encoding thymidylate synthase produces the protein MEGVSQAIATPYEDLLRDTLAHGTHKDDRTGTGTTSVFGRQIRFDLSEGFPLITTKRVHFKSIAVELLWFLRGDSNVSWLRERGVTIWDEWADEQGDLGPVYGVQWRSWPTPGGDTIDQIAQVIDQIRTNPDSRRLIVSAWNPADIPDMALAPCHALFQFYVADGRLSCQLYQRSADLFLGVPFNIASYALLTLMVAQQTGLEPGDFVWTGGDCHIYDNHREQVAEQLGREPYPYPTLRFRRKPDSILDYDFEDFELVDYEHHPAIRAAVAV, from the coding sequence ATCGAAGGCGTGAGCCAGGCGATCGCGACCCCGTACGAAGACCTCTTGCGCGACACGCTCGCGCACGGCACCCACAAGGACGACCGCACCGGAACCGGCACGACCAGCGTGTTCGGTCGCCAGATCCGGTTCGACCTGTCCGAGGGATTCCCGCTCATCACGACGAAGCGGGTGCACTTCAAGTCGATCGCGGTCGAGTTGCTGTGGTTCCTCCGCGGCGACTCGAACGTGTCGTGGCTCCGCGAGCGCGGCGTCACCATCTGGGACGAATGGGCCGATGAACAGGGCGACCTCGGTCCGGTCTACGGCGTGCAGTGGCGGTCGTGGCCGACCCCGGGCGGCGACACCATCGACCAGATCGCGCAGGTGATCGACCAGATCCGCACGAACCCCGACTCGCGCCGGCTCATCGTGTCGGCCTGGAACCCGGCCGACATCCCCGACATGGCCCTCGCGCCGTGCCATGCGCTGTTCCAGTTCTACGTCGCCGACGGCCGCCTCAGCTGCCAGCTCTACCAGCGCAGCGCCGACCTCTTCCTCGGCGTGCCGTTCAACATCGCCTCGTACGCCCTGCTCACGCTCATGGTCGCGCAGCAGACCGGCCTCGAACCGGGCGACTTCGTCTGGACCGGCGGCGACTGCCACATCTACGACAACCACCGCGAACAGGTCGCCGAGCAGCTCGGGCGCGAGCCGTATCCGTACCCGACGCTGCGGTTCCGGCGGAAGCCCGACTCGATCCTCGACTACGACTTCGAGGACTTCGAGCTGGTCGACTACGAGCACCACCCCGCCATCCGTGCGGCCGTCGCCGTCTGA
- a CDS encoding dihydrofolate reductase, which translates to MARIGLIWAQAHDRVIGRDGRMPWHLPEDLAHFRQLTDGCPVVMGRRTWDSLPERFRPLPGRRNLVVTRQADWAAEGAERAASVDEALALAGSGRSDAAWTWVIGGAEVYRQVLPSADRLEVTEIDLEVAGDAYAPEVDEGWRLEASDPVDGWLVSRTGIRYAFRAYARG; encoded by the coding sequence ATGGCGCGGATCGGCCTCATCTGGGCGCAGGCGCACGACCGTGTGATCGGCCGCGACGGGCGGATGCCGTGGCACCTCCCCGAGGACCTCGCGCACTTCCGGCAGCTCACCGACGGATGCCCGGTCGTCATGGGCCGCCGCACCTGGGACTCGCTGCCTGAGCGGTTCCGCCCGCTCCCAGGTCGGCGCAACCTCGTCGTGACGCGGCAGGCCGACTGGGCGGCCGAGGGCGCGGAGCGCGCGGCATCCGTCGACGAGGCGCTCGCGCTCGCCGGATCGGGCCGATCGGATGCGGCGTGGACCTGGGTCATCGGCGGCGCCGAGGTATACCGACAGGTGCTGCCGAGCGCCGACCGGCTCGAGGTCACCGAGATCGACCTCGAGGTCGCCGGCGATGCGTACGCGCCGGAGGTGGACGAGGGCTGGCGGCTCGAGGCATCCGACCCGGTCGACGGGTGGCTGGTCTCGCGCACCGGCATCCGCTACGCGTTCCGCGCCTACGCGCGCGGCTGA
- the dapA gene encoding 4-hydroxy-tetrahydrodipicolinate synthase — protein sequence MTQENPFGQVLVALVTPMTADGEVDWPGVEKHIDDVITAGADGIVVTGTTGETSTLTDAEKLRLVEVGKEVAAGRASIITGGGSNETAHAIELYRASEKAGADGIMIVTPYYNKPTQAGILTHFRLVADATDLPVILYDIPGRTGVPIEYETILRLAKHPNILAVKDAKGNFSEVSRVLNQTDLLYFSGDDANALPHLSIGATGLIGVTANIAPAPYRTIVDAVNRGDLKAATEAHMQLEPLVRAVMTHVPGTVAAKYILHGLGRISSPRVRLPLVGPEEWEAALIEDEIDHVTGIPGVDFHNFRPDRNAAAGGALPKVAGTTR from the coding sequence GTGACTCAAGAGAACCCCTTCGGACAAGTGCTCGTCGCGCTCGTCACGCCGATGACGGCGGACGGCGAAGTCGATTGGCCCGGGGTCGAGAAGCACATCGACGACGTCATCACGGCCGGGGCCGACGGCATCGTCGTCACGGGCACCACCGGCGAGACGTCCACGCTCACCGACGCCGAGAAGCTCCGCCTCGTCGAGGTCGGCAAGGAGGTGGCCGCGGGTCGCGCCAGCATCATCACCGGCGGCGGATCGAACGAGACCGCGCACGCGATCGAGCTGTACCGCGCGAGCGAGAAGGCCGGCGCCGACGGCATCATGATCGTCACGCCGTACTACAACAAGCCGACGCAGGCGGGCATCCTGACGCACTTCCGGCTCGTCGCCGACGCGACCGACCTGCCGGTGATCCTGTACGACATCCCGGGCCGCACCGGGGTTCCGATCGAGTACGAGACGATCCTGCGGCTCGCCAAGCACCCGAACATCCTCGCCGTGAAGGACGCCAAGGGGAACTTCAGCGAGGTCAGCCGGGTGCTGAACCAGACCGACCTGCTCTACTTCTCGGGCGACGACGCGAACGCGCTGCCGCACCTGTCGATCGGGGCCACAGGCCTCATCGGCGTCACCGCGAACATCGCGCCGGCGCCGTACCGCACCATCGTCGACGCCGTGAACCGCGGCGACCTGAAGGCCGCGACCGAGGCGCACATGCAGCTCGAACCGCTCGTGCGAGCCGTCATGACCCACGTGCCGGGCACCGTCGCGGCCAAGTACATCCTCCACGGACTCGGCCGCATCTCGAGCCCCCGCGTGCGCCTGCCGCTCGTCGGGCCCGAGGAGTGGGAGGCCGCCCTCATCGAGGACGAGATCGACCACGTCACGGGCATCCCGGGCGTCGACTTCCACAACTTCCGCCCCGACCGCAACGCGGCCGCGGGCGGTGCGCTGCCGAAGGTCGCGGGCACGACCCGCTGA
- a CDS encoding ribonuclease J, with amino-acid sequence MPDVIIDPAPLEAGTLRIIPIGGLGEVGRNMTSYELDGKILIVDCGVLFPEEHQPGVDLILPDFGFLRERLDDVVGVVLTHGHEDHIGAVPYLLKLRGDIPLIGSTLTLALVEAKLKEHRIQPYSLTVAEGQREQLGPFGLEFVAVNHSIPDALAVAIKTSAGTVLATGDFKMDQLPLDDRLTDLREFARLGKEGVDLFMVDSTNADVPGFTPLEREIGPVLDQVISRAPKKVVVASFSSHVHRVQQVLDAAHANGRRVALLGRSMVRNMTIAEQLGFLKVPEGVLVDYKKAGDIPDERIVYMSTGSQGEPMAVLSRMANRDHQIEVGEGDTVILASSLIPGNENAVYRVIDGLTKIGANVVHKGNAKVHVSGHAAAGELLYCYNILRPRNVLPIHGEYRHLMANAKLARDTGIPAERTFIGENGTVFDLRDGDVRVVGQLDLGFVYVDGSTVGEITDADLKDRRILAEEGFISVIVVVDANTGRVISGPEIHARGFAEDDAVFEDVKPKIISALADAAHDGVRDSHALQQIVRRTVGTWVSRRLRRRPMLVPLVIEA; translated from the coding sequence ATGCCCGACGTCATCATCGATCCCGCACCGCTCGAGGCCGGGACGCTCCGCATCATCCCGATCGGCGGCCTGGGGGAGGTCGGCCGCAACATGACGAGCTACGAGCTCGACGGGAAGATCCTCATCGTCGACTGCGGCGTGCTGTTCCCCGAGGAGCACCAGCCGGGCGTCGACCTGATCCTGCCCGACTTCGGATTCCTCAGGGAACGGCTCGACGACGTCGTCGGGGTCGTGCTCACGCACGGCCACGAGGACCACATCGGCGCGGTGCCGTACCTCCTGAAGCTGCGCGGCGACATCCCGCTCATCGGCTCGACGCTCACGCTCGCACTGGTGGAGGCGAAGCTCAAGGAGCACCGCATCCAGCCGTACAGCCTGACGGTCGCCGAGGGCCAGCGCGAGCAGCTCGGCCCGTTCGGCCTCGAGTTCGTCGCCGTGAACCACTCCATCCCCGACGCGCTCGCGGTCGCGATCAAGACGAGCGCCGGCACGGTGCTCGCCACCGGCGACTTCAAGATGGACCAGCTGCCGCTGGACGACCGCCTCACCGACCTCCGCGAGTTCGCGCGGCTCGGCAAGGAGGGCGTCGACCTGTTCATGGTGGACTCGACCAACGCGGACGTCCCGGGGTTCACGCCGCTCGAACGTGAGATCGGCCCCGTGCTCGACCAGGTGATCTCGCGCGCGCCGAAGAAGGTCGTCGTGGCGAGCTTCTCGAGCCATGTGCACCGCGTGCAGCAGGTGCTCGACGCCGCCCACGCGAACGGGCGCCGGGTGGCGCTCCTCGGCCGGAGCATGGTGCGCAACATGACGATCGCGGAGCAGCTCGGCTTCCTGAAGGTCCCCGAGGGCGTGCTCGTCGACTACAAGAAGGCCGGCGACATCCCCGACGAGCGGATCGTGTACATGTCGACGGGTTCGCAGGGCGAGCCGATGGCGGTGCTCAGCCGCATGGCGAACCGCGACCACCAGATCGAGGTGGGCGAGGGCGACACGGTCATCCTCGCGTCGAGCCTGATCCCGGGCAACGAGAACGCGGTCTACCGGGTCATCGACGGCCTGACCAAGATCGGCGCGAACGTCGTGCACAAGGGCAACGCGAAGGTGCACGTCTCCGGTCACGCCGCCGCCGGCGAGCTCCTGTACTGCTACAACATCCTGCGGCCGCGCAACGTGCTGCCGATCCACGGCGAGTACCGGCACCTGATGGCGAACGCGAAGCTCGCGCGCGACACCGGCATCCCCGCCGAGCGCACCTTCATCGGCGAGAACGGCACGGTGTTCGATCTCCGCGACGGCGACGTGCGCGTCGTCGGCCAGCTCGACCTCGGGTTCGTGTACGTCGACGGGTCGACCGTGGGCGAGATCACCGACGCCGACCTCAAGGACCGCCGGATCCTCGCCGAGGAGGGATTCATCTCCGTGATCGTCGTCGTCGACGCGAACACCGGCCGGGTCATCTCCGGTCCCGAGATCCACGCGCGCGGGTTCGCCGAGGACGATGCCGTCTTCGAGGACGTCAAGCCCAAGATCATCTCGGCGCTGGCGGATGCCGCCCACGACGGCGTGCGCGACTCGCACGCGCTCCAGCAGATCGTGCGGCGCACGGTGGGCACGTGGGTGAGTCGGCGGCTCCGCCGGCGGCCGATGCTCGTGCCGCTGGTCATCGAGGCGTAG
- a CDS encoding efflux RND transporter periplasmic adaptor subunit codes for MNVARTWVFPILRIVLVAVVAVALVKLAFFPDRQAEDGGSANPTGTVAEPEVAVVRGSIANDLVLSGTVDADAPVAAKATGSGTVDEIFVAQGAAVVAGEVLYDIKVQNEVEPVEAAGPDGVPVVTVPKTTYRYEQVVAPIAGVVSVLDVLPGQSVAIGDARASVAPPTFSVTAAVSPEQQYRLTDAPAQATVEIAGGPAPFTCGGLVITASGGAGGSVGTSGADGGAGTGAPTAGAGGGSGATVRCTVPSDVRVFPGLTAAVTVSAGVADGVLVVPTTAVEGGAETGTVWVVQPDGERVEAAVRLGLTDGALVEVVEGLAEGDTVLQFVPGAPAVPPGMEGCDTMPDGMIICAGSAAGSMG; via the coding sequence GTGAACGTCGCTCGCACCTGGGTGTTCCCGATCCTCCGCATCGTCCTCGTCGCCGTGGTCGCGGTCGCGCTGGTGAAGCTGGCGTTCTTCCCGGATCGGCAGGCCGAGGACGGCGGATCCGCGAACCCGACCGGCACGGTCGCCGAGCCGGAGGTGGCGGTCGTGCGCGGTTCGATCGCGAACGACCTCGTGCTGTCGGGCACGGTCGACGCGGACGCCCCGGTGGCCGCGAAGGCGACCGGCAGCGGCACGGTCGATGAGATCTTCGTCGCGCAGGGCGCCGCCGTCGTCGCCGGCGAGGTCCTGTACGACATCAAGGTGCAGAACGAGGTCGAGCCGGTCGAAGCGGCCGGGCCCGACGGCGTCCCCGTCGTGACGGTGCCGAAGACGACCTATCGCTATGAGCAGGTGGTCGCCCCGATCGCCGGCGTGGTCTCCGTCCTCGACGTGCTGCCCGGGCAGTCCGTCGCGATCGGCGACGCGAGGGCGAGCGTCGCACCGCCGACGTTCAGCGTCACGGCGGCCGTCAGCCCCGAGCAGCAGTACCGCCTGACGGATGCCCCGGCGCAGGCGACGGTCGAGATCGCGGGCGGTCCGGCGCCGTTCACCTGCGGAGGGCTCGTGATCACGGCATCGGGCGGTGCCGGGGGTTCGGTCGGCACCTCCGGGGCCGACGGCGGAGCGGGCACGGGCGCCCCGACGGCCGGTGCGGGCGGCGGTTCCGGAGCGACCGTGCGGTGCACGGTCCCGTCGGACGTGCGCGTCTTCCCGGGCCTGACCGCGGCCGTCACCGTCTCGGCCGGCGTGGCCGACGGCGTGCTCGTGGTCCCGACCACCGCCGTCGAGGGCGGCGCGGAGACCGGCACGGTCTGGGTCGTCCAGCCCGACGGCGAGCGCGTGGAGGCCGCCGTGCGCCTGGGACTGACCGACGGTGCGCTGGTCGAGGTGGTCGAGGGCCTGGCCGAGGGTGACACGGTGCTCCAATTCGTGCCCGGCGCTCCCGCGGTGCCACCGGGCATGGAGGGGTGCGACACGATGCCCGACGGCATGATCATCTGCGCCGGCTCTGCCGCAGGGTCCATGGGCTGA
- a CDS encoding ABC transporter ATP-binding protein — translation MRLLEAAGVGRTVRLPDGRPLPILEGVDLLIDEGDRLSIVGRSGSGKSTLLNVLGLLDSPTEGELEFLGRDMRRLGTGTRDRMRGREIGFVFQQFNLLPGRTALENVQTPLLYSGGRQFWKRAAIAAEMLDRVGLSERMQAKPERLSGGEQQRVAIARALVRRPRLILADEPTGALDLETGASVMALIESVAAESGAALVTITHDPAIAARATRRLRLAGGRLEPLDAPPPVAPPQSVAHAPVSAFGHAAGGRTGMVVAGEGPA, via the coding sequence ATGCGCCTGCTCGAAGCGGCCGGCGTGGGCCGCACGGTGCGCCTGCCGGACGGTCGACCGCTGCCGATCCTCGAAGGGGTCGACCTGCTGATCGACGAGGGCGATCGGCTGTCGATCGTCGGGCGCTCGGGGTCGGGCAAGTCGACCCTGCTCAACGTGCTCGGACTGCTCGATTCGCCGACCGAGGGCGAACTCGAGTTCCTCGGGCGCGACATGCGCCGGCTCGGCACGGGCACGCGGGACCGCATGCGAGGCCGCGAGATCGGATTCGTGTTCCAGCAGTTCAACCTGCTGCCGGGACGCACGGCCCTCGAGAACGTCCAGACGCCGCTGCTGTACTCGGGCGGCCGCCAGTTCTGGAAGCGCGCCGCGATCGCCGCCGAGATGCTCGATCGCGTCGGCCTCTCCGAGCGGATGCAGGCCAAGCCCGAGCGGCTGTCCGGCGGCGAGCAGCAGCGCGTCGCCATCGCCCGGGCATTGGTGCGGCGACCGCGGCTCATCCTCGCGGACGAGCCGACCGGGGCGCTCGACCTCGAGACCGGGGCATCCGTCATGGCGCTCATCGAATCGGTGGCCGCCGAGTCCGGAGCCGCCCTGGTGACGATCACGCACGATCCGGCGATCGCCGCGCGCGCGACCCGACGTCTTCGACTGGCGGGCGGGCGACTGGAGCCGCTGGATGCCCCGCCGCCGGTCGCGCCGCCGCAGTCCGTCGCCCACGCACCGGTGTCGGCGTTCGGCCACGCGGCGGGGGGCCGAACCGGCATGGTCGTCGCGGGGGAGGGGCCGGCGTGA
- a CDS encoding ABC transporter permease, producing MIGALFRVATGLVSTVVEAMEELRIHRGRVMLSLIGVALAVCALTTVVAAGAVAEQVGREMQERGGGRPATVQFSVNGAQGPPDAQVLSAAWRNVLDRHDVTFASRTGSGMLDVQFADGVAPVGITAVEPDYGQMFRIRLLEGTWFVDRDARRLAPALIVNEAFWDRLGRPPLETHPTAALVGDQPATGVVIGVTPSQGEWDTTPTAMMPVDAFLALQAEQPDPLMGPVGLNLIAWVPPELEPDLSDSMRDSIAAELGDGFSVDAYRTDYAQHDGDPYLALKLLVAGVAVVILGLGALGLVTISLVTVRTRVREIGIRRSFGATSGRVFFSVLMESVVGTFVAGAVGVGLSIALVRSPLVGMALGGTVLDDAPAFPVDAAVIGILASVAVGAVAGLVPALAAVRVRVIDAIRF from the coding sequence GTGATCGGGGCGCTGTTCCGGGTGGCGACTGGTCTGGTCTCCACGGTCGTCGAGGCGATGGAGGAACTTCGCATCCATCGCGGGCGGGTGATGCTCTCGCTCATCGGCGTCGCGCTCGCGGTCTGCGCGCTGACCACCGTGGTCGCCGCCGGCGCCGTCGCCGAACAGGTGGGGCGTGAGATGCAGGAGCGCGGTGGCGGTCGACCCGCCACCGTCCAGTTCAGCGTGAACGGCGCACAGGGGCCGCCCGACGCGCAGGTGCTGTCGGCGGCGTGGCGGAACGTGCTCGACCGACATGACGTGACCTTCGCCAGCCGAACCGGATCGGGCATGCTCGACGTGCAGTTCGCCGACGGGGTGGCCCCGGTCGGGATCACCGCCGTGGAGCCCGACTACGGCCAGATGTTCCGCATCCGCCTGCTCGAGGGCACCTGGTTCGTCGACCGCGACGCTCGCCGGCTCGCGCCGGCGCTGATCGTGAACGAGGCGTTCTGGGATCGCCTCGGCCGCCCGCCGCTCGAGACGCATCCGACCGCCGCGCTCGTCGGCGATCAGCCGGCGACCGGGGTGGTCATCGGCGTCACGCCGAGTCAGGGCGAGTGGGACACGACACCGACGGCGATGATGCCGGTCGACGCGTTCCTCGCGCTCCAGGCCGAGCAACCGGACCCGCTGATGGGCCCGGTCGGCCTCAACCTGATCGCCTGGGTGCCGCCCGAGCTCGAACCCGACCTCAGCGACTCGATGCGCGACTCGATCGCCGCGGAACTGGGCGACGGCTTCTCCGTCGACGCGTACCGCACCGACTACGCGCAGCACGACGGAGACCCGTACCTCGCACTCAAGCTCCTCGTCGCGGGGGTCGCGGTCGTGATCCTCGGTCTCGGTGCGCTCGGCCTGGTCACGATCTCGCTGGTGACCGTCCGGACGCGGGTCCGTGAGATCGGCATCCGTCGCTCGTTCGGTGCGACGAGCGGGCGGGTGTTCTTCTCGGTGCTGATGGAATCGGTCGTCGGAACCTTCGTCGCGGGAGCCGTCGGCGTCGGCCTGTCGATCGCGCTGGTCCGCAGTCCGCTCGTCGGCATGGCGCTCGGCGGGACGGTCCTCGACGACGCACCCGCGTTCCCGGTGGACGCCGCGGTCATCGGCATCCTCGCCTCGGTCGCCGTAGGAGCGGTCGCGGGGCTCGTGCCGGCGCTCGCCGCGGTGCGGGTCCGCGTGATCGACGCCATCCGGTTCTGA
- a CDS encoding GNAT family N-acetyltransferase, producing MADFTIRPAVLGDGSFLADMVVEAANWRAGATRPRPAILSDPVYRNYIAGWPRPADRGFIASDEGDRPIGAAWYRMLGADVPAHGHVATGVPELIIGVKPPWRSQGVGRALMRSLLDAAHAAGHARLALSVEHGNHAEALYRSEGFAVVAQRGDRRTMVRLLA from the coding sequence ATGGCGGACTTCACGATTCGCCCGGCTGTCCTGGGCGACGGTTCATTCCTCGCGGACATGGTGGTCGAGGCGGCGAACTGGCGGGCCGGCGCGACGCGCCCGAGGCCCGCGATCCTGAGCGATCCGGTGTATCGCAACTACATCGCGGGGTGGCCGCGACCGGCCGACCGCGGCTTCATCGCGAGCGACGAGGGCGACCGGCCGATCGGTGCCGCCTGGTACCGGATGCTCGGGGCGGATGTCCCGGCGCACGGCCACGTGGCGACCGGGGTGCCGGAACTCATCATCGGGGTGAAGCCGCCGTGGCGATCGCAGGGCGTGGGTCGCGCGCTGATGCGTTCGCTCCTGGACGCGGCCCATGCCGCCGGGCACGCGCGACTCGCCTTGAGCGTGGAGCACGGGAACCATGCGGAGGCGTTGTACCGGAGCGAGGGGTTCGCGGTCGTGGCACAGCGCGGGGACCGTCGGACGATGGTTCGACTGCTCGCCTGA